The Coregonus clupeaformis isolate EN_2021a chromosome 6, ASM2061545v1, whole genome shotgun sequence genome has a segment encoding these proteins:
- the LOC121567346 gene encoding hepatocyte cell adhesion molecule isoform X2, with amino-acid sequence MGVRVAGVNITSQAHLVRGTLGGEALLSVSYTSTSSDQPVIKWQLKRDKQQPVTVVQSIGTSIIGNLRPEYRDRIMVFENGTLLLHNLQLSDEGAYEVEISITDDAFTAERNINLTVDVPVSRPYVQMIASSVLELSELFTLHCSHGDGTKPTYGWLKGGKVLTNDSRLLLSHDMKYLTIARVLMSDDDIYSCMVENPISSMRSVPVKLTVYRRSSLYIILSTGGIFLLITLVTVCACWKPSKKKKRRADMAAMLQRSPVYVERSDISHDVDVVPKTIAHGTHGRRSPMALYVVNEDDSLKGEDECSANSISLSVLTPPGYPSPLPPSSHSPEAPTRPVRKHPHTPVPSPPATPLKPLGQPPVMPSAPPPGSPLHVQSFGRKLRPPVGIPTNRQTEEPPATPEADD; translated from the exons ATGGGAG TCAGAGTAGCCGGCGTCAACATCACCAGTCAGGCTCATCTGGTCCGAGGCACGTTGGGTGGCGAGGCCCTCCTCTCCGTCAGCTACACCAGCACCAGCTCCGACCAACCGGTCATCAAGTGGCAGCTGAAGAGGGACAAGCAGCAGCCCGTCACCGTAGTCCAGTCCATAGGCACCAGCATCATTGGGAACCTGCGGCCCGAGTACAGGGACCGTATCATGGTGTTTGAGAACGGCACCTTGCTCCTCCACAACCTGCAGCTGTCTGACGAGGGGGCCTATGAAGTGGAGATCTCCATAACGGATGATGCCTTCACTGCGGAGCGCAACATCAACCTCACCGTAGATG TACCTGTGTCCAGACCCTACGTCCAAATGATAGCCTCCTCGGTGCTGGAGTTGAGTGAACTCTTCACCTTACACTGTTCCCATGGCGATGGCACCAAGCCCACCTATGGCTGGCTGAAAGGGGGCAAGGTGCTAACCAATGACTCGCGCCTGCTCCTGTCACATGACATGAAGTATCTGACCATCGCCCGGGTGCTGATGTCAGACGATGACATCTACAGTTGTATGGTGGAGAACCCAATCAGTAGCATGAGGAGTGTGCCTGTCAAACTCACCGTCTACA GACGGAGTTCCCTGTATATCATCCTTTCCACCGGGGGCATTTTCCTCCTCATCACCCTGGTGACTGTGTGCGCCTGCTGGAAGCCCTCCAAAAA AAAGAAGCGGCGGGCTGACATGGCAGCCATGTTGCAGAGATCTCCAGTATATGTTGAGAGGAGTGACATCAGTCACGATG TTGATGTGGTGCCAAAAACAATAGCCCATGGAACACATGGCCGTAGGAGCCCAATGGCTCTTTACGTTGTCAATGAAGAT GACAGTCTCAAAGGTGAGGACGAGTGTTCAGCCAACTCCATCAGCCTCTCAGTCCTCACCCCACCTGGTTACCCCAGCCCCCTCCCACCGTCCTCCCACTCACCTGAGGCACCCACCCGGCCTGTCCGCAAACATCCCCATACCCCTGTGCCCTCGCCCCCTGCCACCCCACTCAAGCCCCTTGGCCAGCCACCTGTCATGCCCTCAGCTCCACCCCCTGGTTCACCTCTACATGTCCAGAGCTTTGGGCGTAAACTCCGCCCTCCTGTGGGCATCCCCACCAATCGACAGACAGAGGAGCCCCCGGCCACCCCAGAGGCCGACGACTAA
- the LOC121567346 gene encoding hepatocyte cell adhesion molecule isoform X1, translating into MKEERRKTSLKEDTAIPLLFSLILLLLFQAVRVAGVNITSQAHLVRGTLGGEALLSVSYTSTSSDQPVIKWQLKRDKQQPVTVVQSIGTSIIGNLRPEYRDRIMVFENGTLLLHNLQLSDEGAYEVEISITDDAFTAERNINLTVDVPVSRPYVQMIASSVLELSELFTLHCSHGDGTKPTYGWLKGGKVLTNDSRLLLSHDMKYLTIARVLMSDDDIYSCMVENPISSMRSVPVKLTVYRRSSLYIILSTGGIFLLITLVTVCACWKPSKKKKRRADMAAMLQRSPVYVERSDISHDVDVVPKTIAHGTHGRRSPMALYVVNEDDSLKGEDECSANSISLSVLTPPGYPSPLPPSSHSPEAPTRPVRKHPHTPVPSPPATPLKPLGQPPVMPSAPPPGSPLHVQSFGRKLRPPVGIPTNRQTEEPPATPEADD; encoded by the exons atgaaggaggagaggaggaagacttCCTTGAAAGAAGACACAGCCATTCCTTTGCTATTTTCACTCATCCTCCTCCTTCTTTTCCAGGCAG TCAGAGTAGCCGGCGTCAACATCACCAGTCAGGCTCATCTGGTCCGAGGCACGTTGGGTGGCGAGGCCCTCCTCTCCGTCAGCTACACCAGCACCAGCTCCGACCAACCGGTCATCAAGTGGCAGCTGAAGAGGGACAAGCAGCAGCCCGTCACCGTAGTCCAGTCCATAGGCACCAGCATCATTGGGAACCTGCGGCCCGAGTACAGGGACCGTATCATGGTGTTTGAGAACGGCACCTTGCTCCTCCACAACCTGCAGCTGTCTGACGAGGGGGCCTATGAAGTGGAGATCTCCATAACGGATGATGCCTTCACTGCGGAGCGCAACATCAACCTCACCGTAGATG TACCTGTGTCCAGACCCTACGTCCAAATGATAGCCTCCTCGGTGCTGGAGTTGAGTGAACTCTTCACCTTACACTGTTCCCATGGCGATGGCACCAAGCCCACCTATGGCTGGCTGAAAGGGGGCAAGGTGCTAACCAATGACTCGCGCCTGCTCCTGTCACATGACATGAAGTATCTGACCATCGCCCGGGTGCTGATGTCAGACGATGACATCTACAGTTGTATGGTGGAGAACCCAATCAGTAGCATGAGGAGTGTGCCTGTCAAACTCACCGTCTACA GACGGAGTTCCCTGTATATCATCCTTTCCACCGGGGGCATTTTCCTCCTCATCACCCTGGTGACTGTGTGCGCCTGCTGGAAGCCCTCCAAAAA AAAGAAGCGGCGGGCTGACATGGCAGCCATGTTGCAGAGATCTCCAGTATATGTTGAGAGGAGTGACATCAGTCACGATG TTGATGTGGTGCCAAAAACAATAGCCCATGGAACACATGGCCGTAGGAGCCCAATGGCTCTTTACGTTGTCAATGAAGAT GACAGTCTCAAAGGTGAGGACGAGTGTTCAGCCAACTCCATCAGCCTCTCAGTCCTCACCCCACCTGGTTACCCCAGCCCCCTCCCACCGTCCTCCCACTCACCTGAGGCACCCACCCGGCCTGTCCGCAAACATCCCCATACCCCTGTGCCCTCGCCCCCTGCCACCCCACTCAAGCCCCTTGGCCAGCCACCTGTCATGCCCTCAGCTCCACCCCCTGGTTCACCTCTACATGTCCAGAGCTTTGGGCGTAAACTCCGCCCTCCTGTGGGCATCCCCACCAATCGACAGACAGAGGAGCCCCCGGCCACCCCAGAGGCCGACGACTAA